In Spodoptera frugiperda isolate SF20-4 chromosome 28, AGI-APGP_CSIRO_Sfru_2.0, whole genome shotgun sequence, one genomic interval encodes:
- the LOC118265483 gene encoding uncharacterized protein LOC118265483, whose amino-acid sequence MNVRKSLDVRLIALCTTCLLLPAIACPSQCICKWKNGKRYVECSEKDLKTIPNSLDPETQVLDFTGNDLQVLQKETFHKLNLLNLQKIYLPRCRLQKIDNHAFKGLANLVELDLSNNYLTVIPSTNFVFFPSLMRLSLSNNPITSIKTHCFQHLSYLNTLEMSDCKIETIEREAFSGLNHLEWLRLNGNRLSNIQGENLFPDTLRGINLQNNNWNCDCHLRDLHSWLLNFNMPHAVEPICSLPERLRKRTIASVVENELACLPKMSPTSVFLETNVGNNITLECLVKAIPEAKITWLYQGQIIHNYSSMLPDVRDLYYVENGVTDKKSELYIFNIGNDGNGTYSCIAENPAGRSRANYTIRILVKEEPVVIVVTFPQRHLVVIVTVVFLIIILLIAIIAVVLLKFKTDTRSRKKKESGKDVALCNQILPSNRGNGMPKNNGSVIVNAHSHHALHYTVQTNRDYDSTDVYQSNNMKGFVDRNPDLISDAETVANNAQNENTVLSVYKAQTAGGDGFQEETAFTAPTIPRQVTWQDQQTINMPQNTINNMYQHSADVHLNPGCFLDNEGYPYDYGLPKHPCRPPIMSNYSVVGPFYQTLPHNRPKGQKLVCKFAKDTEFNAPTPPACPNFELPFGPGNVRRTLEGYPVPRNRQIAFVGNGTVYYNEEFVPSPPEGYKTEPVQCCAPAEACSSWVNPKGTCAVMVPMSVAEGPGRCYQVETRCVDTQTTDARMPGEGTESVLKPLPQVSNAKCAADICSESPDEGYVGDANDI is encoded by the coding sequence ATGAATGTCAGAAAGAGTTTGGATGTGAGGCTCATCGCCTTATGCACTACCTGCCTCCTGCTGCCCGCCATCGCCTGCCCCTCACAATGTATATGCAAGTGGAAGAACGGTAAAAGATACGTCGAGTGCTCAGAAAAAGATCTCAAAACAATCCCAAACTCACTTGACCCAGAAACACAAGTATTAGACTTCACAGGAAACGACCTGCAAGTTTTACAAAAAGAGACCTTCCACAAATTAAACTTGCTCAATCTTCAAAAAATCTACCTACCAAGATGTAGGTTGCAAAAGATCGATAACCACGCGTTCAAAGGTCTCGCGAACCTCGTTGAGTTGGATCTCTCCAACAATTACTTGACAGTCATACCGTCGACCAACTTTGTTTTCTTCCCGTCACTAATGAGGCTCTCGCTCAGCAACAACCCAATAACGAGCATAAAAACTCACTGCTTCCAACATTTATCGTATTTGAATACTTTGGAAATGAGCGATTGCAAAATAGAGACAATAGAGAGAGAGGCTTTTTCCGGACTCAACCACCTGGAGTGGCTGCGACTGAACGGCAACCGACTATCAAATATTCAAGGTGAAAATTTATTCCCCGATACGCTGCGAGGGATCAACttgcaaaataataattggaATTGTGATTGCCATCTCAGGGATTTACATAGTTGGTTGTTGAATTTCAATATGCCGCACGCCGTTGAACCAATTTGCTCCCTCCCTGAACGTTTGAGGAAACGGACGATCGCGAGCGTCGTGGAAAACGAGTTGGCATGCTTACCAAAAATGAGCCCTACGTCCGTGTTCTTAGAGACTAACGTCGGTAACAATATAACCCTCGAGTGCTTAGTGAAAGCGATACCCGAAGCGAAAATAACGTGGTTATATCAGGGCCAGATCATTCATAATTATTCGAGCATGTTACCGGACGTTCGCGATCTGTATTATGTGGAGAACGGCGTCACGGATAAAAAGAGTGAATTGTACATATTCAACATTGGGAACGACGGGAACGGCACGTACTCGTGCATCGCAGAGAACCCCGCAGGCAGGTCGCGAGCCAACTACACAATACGAATACTCGTGAAAGAGGAGCCCGTTGTGATAGTGGTCACGTTCCCGCAGAGACACCTCGTAGTCATAGTCACAGTAGTGTTTCTTATTATCATCCTACTTATAGCCATTATCGCAGTAGTGCTATTGAAGTTTAAAACAGACACCCGGAGTCGCAAGAAAAAAGAAAGTGGCAAGGATGTAGCACTATGTAATCAAATCCTGCCTTCGAACCGCGGGAACGGGATGCCTAAAAATAATGGCAGCGTCATTGTTAACGCACACTCCCATCACGCGCTGCACTATACGGTACAAACAAACCGTGATTACGACTCAACCGACGTGTATCAAAGCAATAACATGAAAGGCTTTGTCGACAGGAACCCCGACCTAATTAGCGACGCGGAAACTGTAGCTAACAATGCGCAAAACGAGAACACAGTGTTATCAGTATACAAAGCGCAAACCGCGGGCGGGGACGGCTTCCAAGAGGAAACCGCATTCACCGCGCCGACAATACCCCGGCAGGTCACGTGGCAGGATCAACAGACCATCAACATGCCGCAGAACACGATCAACAACATGTACCAGCACTCGGCGGATGTCCATCTGAATCCAGGATGCTTCCTCGATAACGAAGGCTACCCGTACGACTACGGCCTGCCCAAACATCCCTGTCGACCGCCAATAATGTCCAACTACTCAGTAGTCGGTCCGTTTTATCAGACGCTGCCACATAATCGACCGAAGGGTCAGAAGCTTGTTTGTAAATTCGCAAAAGATACAGAGTTTAACGCGCCTACGCCACCCGCTTGTCCCAATTTCGAGTTGCCGTTTGGGCCCGGAAATGTGCGGCGTACTTTAGAAGGCTACCCCGTACCGAGAAACAGGCAGATCGCGTTTGTCGGCAACGGTACGGTGTATTACAACGAGGAGTTCGTGCCTTCTCCGCCAGAGGGCTACAAGACGGAACCAGTGCAGTGTTGTGCGCCGGCCGAGGCGTGTAGTTCGTGGGTGAACCCGAAGGGTACGTGTGCAGTGATGGTGCCGATGAGTGTGGCGGAGGGGCCGGGTCGGTGCTACCAGGTGGAGACCCGGTGCGTGGACACACAGACCACGGACGCTCGGATGCCCGGCGAGGGCACCGAGAGTGTGCTCAAACCTTTACCGCAAGTGTCTAACGCGAAGTGTGCCGCTGACATATGTTCGGAAAGCCCCGATGAGGGTTACGTCGGTGACGCTAACGATATCTGA